The following are from one region of the Nicotiana tabacum cultivar K326 chromosome 3, ASM71507v2, whole genome shotgun sequence genome:
- the LOC142176344 gene encoding uncharacterized protein LOC142176344 gives MNDLVDDFQSAFVPGRMITDNIILSHELVKGYGRKGISPRCTMKLDMQKAYDSLEWVFLEQILIGMAFPDMLVKWVMSCVNTVSYPILLNGKPTPPFDAIRELRQEDHLSSFLFVLAIEYLTRNLKTLRKIHDFNYHPRCDKMQIVQLGFADDLLLFCMGDRGSIFIMPKKIIQQIEAMCKRFLWTGGNEITKNVLVSWDKVCYPKSAGGFNVIDIHIWNKIKWVHNYYVKRNHLWEIKPRNASWMVSKVFKAKETVEAASYTYEDMMDVTQFSIKKFYHMLKGDFHKISWRRLMCNNPGCKKWTFILQLVALGRIYTKDRLLKWGVVTNLVCPLCNTEDESIEHLFFSCKFSAELWTKLLNWQGINILPMGWSQEVNWAINHAKRKNAKAGIFRMMMAGCIYYLWQERNQRTFLDKERSVAGLHKLLV, from the exons ATGAACGATTTGGTGGATGATTTCCAGTCGGCTTTTGTGCCAGGCAGGATGATCACAGATAATATAATACTTAGCCATGAATTGGTTAAGGGTTATGGAAGAAAAGGAATTTCACCAAGATGTACAATGAAATTGGATATGCAAAAGGCGTATGATTCTCTTGAGTGGGTATTTCTAGAACAAATTCTAATTGGTATGGCATTCCCGGATATGCTCGTAAAATGGGTTATGAGCTGTGTCAATACAGTGTCTTATCCTATCCTACTGAATGGAAAACCAACACCACCTTTTGATGCCATTAGAGAACTAAGACAAGAAGATCATTTGTCGTCATTTCTCTTTGTATTAGCAATAGAATACCTAACCAGAAACCTGAAGACCTTAAGGAAAATACATGATTTCAACTATCACCCCAGATGTGATAAAATGCAAATAGTGCAGCTTGGGTTTGCCGATGATCTTCTATTGTTTTGCATGGGTGATAGGGGATCA ATATTTATCATGCCAAAAAAGATCATACAACAAATTGAAGCGATGTGCAAAAGATTTCTCTGGACAGGGGGAAACGAGATAACCAAGAATGTATTAGTTTCATGGGACAAAGTCTGCTATCCCAAATCAGCTGGAGGTTTTAATGTGATTGATATCCATATATGGAATAAG ATCAAGTGGGTCCATAACTATTATGTGAAGAGAAATCACTTGTGGGAGATTAAACCTAGAAATGCTTCTTGGATGGTGAGCAAGGTGTTTAAGGCAAAGGAGACAGTTGAAGCGGCTAGCTACACATATGAAGATATGATGGATGTTACTCAGTTCTCAATTAAGAAGTTCTATCACATGTTAAAAGGTGACTTCCACAAGATTAGCTGGAGAAGACTAATGTGTAATAATCCTGGATGCAAAAAATGGACTTTTATCTTGCAACTGGTAGCTCTTGGGAGAATATATACGAAGGACAGACTGCTTAAGTGGGGTGTAGTAACAAACTTAGTGTGTCCTCTATGCAACACTGAAGATGAATCCATAGAACATTTGTTCTTCAGCTGCAAGTTCTCTGCAGAATTATGGACCAAACTGCTCAACTGGCAAGGCATCAACATATTACCTATGGGATGGAGTCAAGAAGTTAACTGGGCAATCAATCATGCTAAAAGAAAAAATGCCAAAGCTGGTATATTTAGGATGATGATGGCTGGTTGTATCTATTATCTGTGGCAAGAGAGGAACCAAAGAACTTTCTTAGACAAAGAAAGAAGTGTTGCAGGCCTCCATAAATTGCTAGTATAA